A stretch of DNA from Pyxicephalus adspersus chromosome 5, UCB_Pads_2.0, whole genome shotgun sequence:
GGACTGATTGGGTATGACATATATGATAAACTTCTGTCTGCGGAACGAGGAGTCACTGGCTTTAATGATCCCTACACTGGTGGAAAAATCTCCCTCTTCCAGGCCATGAAGAAAGATCTCATCGTTAAGGATCATGGAATACGTCTTCTGGAGGCCCAGATTGCCACTGGTGGAATTATTGACCCTGTACACAGTCATCGTGTGCCTGTGGAGGTTGCATACAAACGTGGCTACTTTGATGAAGAAATGAACCAGATCCTCTCAGATCCCTCTGATGACACAAAGGGATTCTTCGATCCTAACACCCACGAGAACCTCACTTACCTGCAGCTGCTCCAAAGATGTGTCCAAGATCCAGAGACTGGTCTGTATATGCTGGatgtaaatgttaataaagtTTCACCTATCCAGACTGGGaaggaaaatattctaaaaacaaaaaatatcagggTCACACATACTCAATTTCAAGACAGAGATGTTTCCATTTGGGAACTTCTGAATTCTGCATTTATTTCTGCAGAGAAAAGAGAGGAGTTGCTGAAAAAGTTTAATTCAGGAACTTTATCTATTGATGAACTTATTACTATCGTTATCAAACTCATTACTGAAACTGTTCCTGCAGCTGATACAACAGACTCAgctgataaaaatacattactgcAATCAGAAATGGTGGATGTGTCTGTAGGAGACTTTAAAGGACAACATGTATCTGTTTGGGAGCTCCTAAATTCTCAATATATAACTGAGGAGAAACGAAaggaaatattagaaaaatataacaatggGGCTCTGACAATTCAAGAAATTATAACGATTCTACTTGCTATTATTAATGAATCGGAGGTGAAAAAGACTAAAGGGGTCCTTCAAAGTTCAGCCACACCAGTACAACAGCCTGTACACCCTGAACCTTCTTTACAAGAAGATGAGATTCGGAAAGCTTTGCAAAACATCAACATCTATGTTAGAAAAGGAGAATATGCTGGGCGCGAGGTTTCTGTGTGGGATCTTCTGCATTCCAGATATAtctcagaagaaaaaaaacaagagctcCTCGGTAACTACAAGCTAACACTTGAAGACATAATTCGACTTGTCAGTCAGTCCATTGAAGAAGGTGATCAGAAGAGCAGCCAATctccacaaataaaatacaatttgaagGATGAAACATTTAGTGCTCTGCAGACAATTCAAATTGAAATAACTGAAGGTGAGTTCAAAGATCAAAAGCAGTCAGTATGGCATCTACTGAACTCCAAGTACTTTTCAGAGGAAAAAAGATGTGACCTGCTTGAGAAGTTAAACTCTGGCACGCTAAGCATGGATGAGCTTATCAAAATtatcattacaataataaaagagACTGAGGAACGTAGCAGAAGTTTGAAATTTAAAGGCCTTAGGAGACAAGTTACTGCATCTGAGTTGCTTTCATCAGAAATTATTGACCAGAATACACTAAGAGAGTTGGCTCAAGGACAGAAAACTGTACAGGAGGTGACTCAAATGGACAATGTGAAAAGATACTTGGAAGGAACAAGCTGTATAGCTGGAGTATTGGTTCCCTCTCCGAGAGATCCTTCAAGAAAGGACAAGATGAGCATTTATGATGCTATGTTGAAGAACATCCTAAGACCAGGGACAGCTCTTGTTCTTCTAGAGGCTCAGGCAGCCACTGGATTTGTCATTGACCCTGTGAAAAACAAGAAACTGTCAGTAGATGAAGCTGCAACAGCTGGTTTAATTGGCCATGAACTTCATGCAAAACTTCTTTCTGCAGAAAAAGCAGTAACTGGCTACACTGACCCATATACCGGTGACAAAATCTCGCTCTTCCAAGCTATTCAGAAAGACCTCATTGTAAAAGATCACGGTATTCGTTTGCTGGAAGCCCAGATTGCCACTGGAGGCATCATTGACCCAGTACACAGTCACAGAGTCCCTGTGGAAGTGGCCTATAAACGTGGCTACTTTGATGAAGAGATGAATCAGATCCTTTCAGATCCAAGTGATGACACAAAAGGATTCTTTGATCCCAACACGCATGAAAACCTTACCTACCTGCAGTTACTTAGCCGATGTGTTCAGGACCCAGAAACTGGATTGTACATGTTAACAATGAAAGACAAGCAAACAATCTTAGCAGAAAAGGCCTTTGAAATTAGTCTGCAGTCACTAAATGTTCAAATTGAGCTTGGACAGTATAAAGGACAGACTGTGTCTTTCTGGGAACTTCTGTACTCCAAGTATTTTACAGAAGAAAAGCGACAGTTACTTCTGAATAAGTACAAATCAAAGACTATAACAGTTCAGGAATTTATTTCAAGTATTAAATCAGCTATTGAAGAATGGGAACAAGGTGGTAGCCAAGCTGTGAATGGATTTAGCCAGAAAGAGGCAGCCAAAAATATTACAGAAGAGAACAAGAAGAGCCATCTCCAGTCTGAGCTTGTGGAGATTACCAAAGGCAAACTCCAGGGCCAGAAACTCTCAGTCTGGGACCTTCTCAActctaaatatattaaagaaagcaaaaaggaaGAAATATTGCAGAAGTATTTCTCAGGTGATTTACCTTTGGAGGAGATCATTAGAATAATCACAGTTATTATTACAGAGGTAGAGGAGAAAGAAGGCACCACTCAGAAAACCACCATTTCAAAGACAGAAGGAACTGTAAACAAGGCTGCTGATGAACTTCAAAGAGCCCTAAATGCAATTGTGGTCAATGTTAAATCCAGTCATTTACAAAAGGAAAAGATTTCCCTCTGGGACATCCTACATTCTGATTATCTCCCTGATGACAAACGTAATGACCAGCTTATCAAACATAAGCTGGCTGTGGATAATGTAAAGCAGGTTATTGTTTCATTAATTGAAGACTCAGAGACCAAAAAATCAAATGACAGTCAACAAGATTTGGATGGCAAGCTTGCTGAGATCAATGTTGGAGAATTTAAAGGGCAGAAAGTTTCATTATGGTTTCTTCTCCACTCCAAGTACATCACTGAGGAAAAACGAAATGAACTACTAGAAAAGTACAAATCAGGAACCCTAACGCCGGATGAGATTTTAAAGATCATCCTCATCATAATTGAAGATACAGAAAAAAGACGTGAACTGAAGTTTAAGGGTTTACGTCGGCAGGTGACAGCTTCTGAACTGCTCCAGTCGGAAATCATTGACCAGAGGAGTCTGGATGAACTGACTCAGGGCAGCAAGACTGTAGAAGAGGTCACGCAGATGGACTCAGTGAAGAGATATCTTGAAGGATCTAATAGCATTGCAGGAGTTTTTGTTACATCAATAATAGATCCTTCCCAAAGAAAAAAGCTGACTATCTATGATGCCATGCTGAAACGTATACTAAGACCAGGAACAGCTTTAATTCTCCTTGAAGCACAGGCTGCCACAGGATTTGTGATCGATCCTATTCAGAACAAAAAGCTATCTGTAGAGGAAGCTTTAGCTGCAGGACTGATTGGGCATGATATATATGATAAACTTCTTTCTGCAGAAAGAGGAGTCACTGGCTATAATGACCCCTACACTGGTGGAAAAATCTCCCTCTTCCAGGCCATGAAAAAAGATCTCATTGTTAAAGATCATGGAATACGTCTTCTGGAAGCCCAGATTGCCACTGGTGGAATTATTGACCCTGTACACAGTCATCGTGTGCCTGTGGAAGTTGCATACAAACGTGGCTATTTTGATTAGGAAATGAACCAGATCCTCTCTGATCCCTCTGATGACACAAAGGGATTCTTCGATCCTAACACCCATGAGAACCTCACTTACCTACAATTGCTCCAAAGATGTATTCAAGATTCAGAGACTGGTCTGTATTTGCTGGATGTTAAAGACAGCTCTCAAGAGGAACTCAGAATTAGGTCTGTTCTTCAATCTAAATCTGTGCAAGTTTCAGTTGGGAAATTTCAAGGAAAAGCTGTATCTGTCTGGGATCTTCTATTTTCTCAGTATATTTTAGCAGAAAAGCGAGATGAGCTCCTCAAAAAATACAGAGCTGGCACCCTGACTATTGAAGAACTTATTACTATTCTTATTACCATAATTCCTGAGAcagaaaaagggggaaaagaagaaaaacaactaTCAGAAATGAAAAAATCTTTCATGTCCGTAAAAGTAGACATCTCTATTGGAGACCTCCAAGAAAAATCCATGTCTCTCTGGGACCTGCTGCATTCAAAATATATTCCTGAAGATAAAAGGCAAGAACTAATCGAGAAATTTAAATCTGGAACCCTAACTATTGAAGAAATTATCAATATTGTTTTAAGCATGATCAAAACAACAGAAAGTCAGTCAGAAAAAACAGTCATTGTTAAGGAAGAAGTACAATCAGTTCCAGATGAGGCTGAACATTGGCCTTTAGAAGACCAAGTACAAAAAGCATTACAGGTGATTCCAACTGATCTATCAAGAAAGCCATCTGAAGCAGGAAATGTTTCTTTATGGGAATCCCTGCACAGCCAAAGTTTACCTGAAGAGAAGAGAAGCATGCTGCTACAAACCTATAAGTCATCTGTTAGAGAAGTCATAAGTGTTTGCACCAACATTGTCAAGGGAATTGCAACAGAAGGCTCCTCTACTGAGACCACTATTATCGATgaagcaaaacagaaaatattacagAATGCCACAACTGAAGTTTTGGTTGGTCATTTCAAAGGTCAGAAAGTCTCAGCCTGGGATCTTTTGAACTCCAAATACTTAacagctgagaaaaaaaatgatcttcttGTAGGATATCAATCAGGAACTATGACAGTtcaagaaattattaaaataataacaatgatcATAGAGGAGACAGAAGAGAGACTACGTAACCTAAACTTCAAAGGACTTAGAAGACAAGTCACAGCCACTGAGCTGCTGAGCTCTGAAATTATTGACCAAAAAACACTAAATGAATTGACTCAAGGCAGCAAGACTTTGGAGGAGGTCACCCAGATGGGCAAAGTGAAGAGGTACCTGGAAGGAACTGGGTCCATTGCTGCTGTATTTGTTCCATCTAAAAAAGATCCATCCAAGAAGgaaaaaatgagcatttaccaAGCCATGTGGAAACAGATTTTACGCCCTGGTACTGCACTGGTACTTCTTGAGGCTCAAGCAGCAACTGGGTTTATTATTGATCCAATGAACAACAAAAAACTGTCTGTAGATGAGGCTGTGTCAGCTGGAATAATTGGGAAAGAACTTCATGCAAAACTTTTATCTGCTGAACGCGCTGTAACAGGTTACAAAGATCCTTTCACTGGTGAAAAGATTTCCCTTTTCCAGGCAATGAAGAAAAACCTAATTGTGAAAGAACATGGCATCCGCTTGCTGGAAGCCCAGATTGCTACCGGTGGCATCATAGACCCTGTTCATAGTCATCGTGTCCCAGTAGATGTGGCATACAAACGAGGTTACTTTGATGAAGAGATGAACCATGTCCTATCTGACCCATCTGATGACACAAAGGGTTTCTTTGACCCCAACACACATGAGAACTTGACATATCTTCAGCTGCTGAAGAGATGTGTACTAGATCCAGAAACAGGTCTCTGCATGCTGGATGTTAAAGATTCCAGATCACCTCTCTTTAAAATTGATCAGGCACTGCAGAAAAGCCTACAGCATCACACAATAGAAATAAAGACTGGCCAATACAAAGGACAGACATTTTCTATTTGGGAACTCCTTAGCTCCTACCACCTTGCTGATGTAGAAAAAGAACGTCAAGGGCTGCTGGCCAAATACAAATCAAAATCTATTACATTAGAAGAGCTCACTGGTAAACTTTTATCATTAGTTGAAGATCTAGAAAAGCAAAGAGCTGCCCAAAGTTTTGAAATCTCATCAGCCAGCCAAGAAGCTACACAAAGCAAAAGGAGAGTAGAGACCCAAAATTTCCTCCAGTCAGTAGAGGTTGATGTGAAAGTGGGTCACCAAGAAGGTAAAAAAAGTTCCCTTTGGGAGCTTCTGCAATCTTCATACATACCAGGTGAAAGACGAAATGCACTCATAGAAGGATATGAGAGTGGTGCTCTTGGGCTTCAGGATCTCATGAAGAGCATAATGCAAATTCTCATGGAAGCTGAAAAAACCAGTGTACATATTTCAAGTCAGCAGAAGGTCACACTGAAAACTGAACAACTAAGTATTGAAACCATTCCAGAACCAGTAATAAAGTCACTTCAGGTATTTACTGTCTCTAATTCCAGCACTGAATTGACAGGAGAAAATATTTCATTGTGGGACCTACTCCAGTCCAAAAACATCACCAAAGCCGAGCGTCTAGATCTCCTCCAGAAGTACCTTGTCACCATTGAAGGGATTGTTACAACATTGACAGGTTCAATGTCTAAAACAGTTCCAATGGTTACAGAAAAAACAGACACTGCTACTTTTCTGAAATCTGTAAGAGTTCAGGTCAATATTGGAGAATTCAAGCTAGAAGGCCAGCCGCATTCTCTGTGGGAGCTTCTTCATTCTAAATACAtcacagaagagaaaaaaaaggagctTATTCAGAAGTACGAATCTGGTACCATAACCTGGGAACAAATGTTTAATATCATTACCACCATCATAAAAGAGACTGAGGAAAAAACCCTGAACATAAAATTTAAAGCTTGAACTGGGTCAAAGCAGGTTCTCAGTCCAGTACATGGTGGTGCCATAAGCATGTACATATCATCTCTTAGAAAACTCTTTAGGGAAGGTTAGATTTCTGGGGTTTTACTTCACTATCTCCATGTGCCTTTGGGTTCCAGTAGGGTTTCTGTGACTGAAATTATACCAGCTGATAAACTTTTCTCTCCCAATATCTCAATGAATATTAACTTCTGGAACTGGCAAAGAAACAGTATGGTGTTGGTAGTCAAAAATCATTGTGGTGTCATCTAGGAGCTCACTAATGGGCACCAAGGTCTGATAGCTAATTAATACTTGTTCAGCCAAGTCATTCCATTTACAGTCAGTCTTCTGCAGGAGCAATATTCTCATTCACAAAGGACTTAAGTTTTTTCATTCGGTAGTGGGATTGTTGAGgtttaacaaacagaatttttgaaaaGTAAAGCTTTTATCAGTTTTTTCTGCCACCtaatgtacaatttattattttctatactgTATCTTGTTGCTTTTTATCTacttaaattttaataaaaactgtcaACTTTTCCAAAGTGAAGTTTTATTCCATGATTGAACCCTACAAAGCAGTTTTTGTCAGGTTGGGAGGGGGTTCTAAACATAACTCCTGTTTAAAATTCCTTACTctctgtccctgtgacaccttTACAAGATACTAGAGGTTCGGGTgtcacacacagcaataaaaacattgtcaggAGTTCTGATGCTTTCTTGGGTTTGGTGTCCCTGTTGGACATATTCTGTCCTTAGTTTTTGCTCTGACATGAAATTCCAATTCCAGTCATAGCCACAATTATACCAGAATTTTTATATGCAAAGTCACTACTTTTGCTAACCACGCTTTACTAAATTTACTGATGCCAGTTGGTGAAATACTAAAAACGTATGCCAATCTTGACCACCAGGTCTGGAGTTTGACATCCAGGTCTGGAGTTTGACATCCAGCTCTGGTCCAACCTTTTCCTatgccaagcaaaaaaaaaaacatttacctgcaGCTGAGTTTTTACCAGACCTTCCTTTTTTGATCTATAATGGAGTGCAGAATAGTCAGAACCCATGACAAGTTTTGTATTGCTGTGTGTATCCCTACTGGAGATTCATTCCATTTGTCCAACCCTCtaccattgtcaccaagacacAAAGTGACAGATATGTTGCCTGGTTTGAGGTCTGGCCAATCAGAGACCAACATTTGGTGTGGAAATATTGAATTCAACAAGGTTTACCCTAGGTTGAAAAGTAAAAAACTGCAGGCCCTGTACCAGACACATGCTGGCAGTTGATGTCCACTGTATATTACCAACAGGTACACAGCTGCTTGTACCTTATCTAAATATTGGTTTGTAATCCCATAGTCAAAGTACATAGAGATTTATGGTCCTGGCAAATGGGAACACTGACCATTAATTACTTTGGCAGTGGGTTTACAAGCCAAATTGTTGGTGAAAGCCTCTTGTTAATGCACAAAGAAGGAGCTAAAGACATTGGCTTGAATATGCTTTTGTTTGGTTCCACCTTGACATAAGGGTAGGGTTGCAAAGGCACTGGGTTGATATCGTGCAAACATAGACTGCATCTCAAAAGTGAATATTCACTGAGCTTAAATCAGTCATCCAGCCACATAGAAGCAAAATTCATGCTTTTTTCCTTAATTTCACACAATAGGGTATTAAAAGTAGGAACACATTTACCTAATTTACCAAACTGTGTGAACAAAACGCAAAGTGAGCATCCTTGACTTTTTGTTTCCTAAAGTGACAATAAAGAGAtaccttaaagaggacctaaaacCAGATAATACCTGTCCTTGTTTCATGCTTCATCATGGATgccactatcttcttccttctcgtCTTCCACATTCCAGTATCCCATGCAGGGAGTTATTTCAGTCCCTGCACCTGTAACAGACGCCAGGATTGCTAGGAATCTCTGTCAATAAAATCTGAGCATGCacagcatgtgcagctcagtggattctgacagctgggcagcaattAGGCAGATAGGAATAGATATAGCTGAAGGGACGTCACCTCTCCCTTTtagcaataaccacctgcctgattgccaaatttcaaagtgggactttgggtccattttaaaggataactttacGTTTTATGTCAAGTCCAGGTATCTATTGTCCTCCATTTGTAGTTAAGAAATGGCACTCTCTATCTGGGGTGTGTCATTAGGAATATCTCGGCCTGCTGAAACCTTGGCTCTGATCTTCTGAGTAGTGCTAGGTCTACTTTTGGCCCAAACTGAACCCAGTTGTTATTGTTGTCTTTAGGACCTGGAGCAGGAAGTAGACCCTGCACCCTGCCCATTAGCTTGCCACTTGGGGGATACACTTGGACAAATATATTTACTACACATATCTATTACACAATTAAGATGAGGCCAACTACATTTCTAAACTATAGGCTGTGGGGCAATAGATAACTGTACATTGTTAAATCAAagcttacttttttctttata
This window harbors:
- the LOC140330463 gene encoding epiplakin-like — its product is MNQILSDPSDDTKGFFDPNTHENLTYLQLLQRCIQDSETGLYLLDVKDSSQEELRIRSVLQSKSVQVSVGKFQGKAVSVWDLLFSQYILAEKRDELLKKYRAGTLTIEELITILITIIPETEKGGKEEKQLSEMKKSFMSVKVDISIGDLQEKSMSLWDLLHSKYIPEDKRQELIEKFKSGTLTIEEIINIVLSMIKTTESQSEKTVIVKEEVQSVPDEAEHWPLEDQVQKALQVIPTDLSRKPSEAGNVSLWESLHSQSLPEEKRSMLLQTYKSSVREVISVCTNIVKGIATEGSSTETTIIDEAKQKILQNATTEVLVGHFKGQKVSAWDLLNSKYLTAEKKNDLLVGYQSGTMTVQEIIKIITMIIEETEERLRNLNFKGLRRQVTATELLSSEIIDQKTLNELTQGSKTLEEVTQMGKVKRYLEGTGSIAAVFVPSKKDPSKKEKMSIYQAMWKQILRPGTALVLLEAQAATGFIIDPMNNKKLSVDEAVSAGIIGKELHAKLLSAERAVTGYKDPFTGEKISLFQAMKKNLIVKEHGIRLLEAQIATGGIIDPVHSHRVPVDVAYKRGYFDEEMNHVLSDPSDDTKGFFDPNTHENLTYLQLLKRCVLDPETGLCMLDVKDSRSPLFKIDQALQKSLQHHTIEIKTGQYKGQTFSIWELLSSYHLADVEKERQGLLAKYKSKSITLEELTGKLLSLVEDLEKQRAAQSFEISSASQEATQSKRRVETQNFLQSVEVDVKVGHQEGKKSSLWELLQSSYIPGERRNALIEGYESGALGLQDLMKSIMQILMEAEKTSVHISSQQKVTLKTEQLSIETIPEPVIKSLQVFTVSNSSTELTGENISLWDLLQSKNITKAERLDLLQKYLVTIEGIVTTLTGSMSKTVPMVTEKTDTATFLKSVRVQVNIGEFKLEGQPHSLWELLHSKYITEEKKKELIQKYESGTITWEQMFNIITTIIKETEEKTLNIKFKA